The following nucleotide sequence is from Coffea eugenioides isolate CCC68of chromosome 10, Ceug_1.0, whole genome shotgun sequence.
ACATTTCGTATCTATATTCTATGGTATCTCCGACTAGAACTGCCTTGGAAATTTCCCAAGCATTAGCATTAACCAAATGCATAGAAAGGAAACTGTTTGCAATCGATCATCTCAGTATCGTACTATCTTGCCTTTGCAAAGCTAGTAGCAATGACAGTCTTGGTCCTAACTCGGGCGTGGATAAAgataaagaaatgaaaatgccCAAAATGGATCCATTGCCCGATCCGCCACTGCATTTGGATTAATGCCAACGTTGTGCGTGTTGTCACTTGCACCTAATCTCTGATGAGATTCAGACCTTTGAGAAATCTTGTGAACTGAAGGCGAGAGGAGGGAGGAACCATAAACCTGGCCAGAAAAAGCCTTAGGTGTCAAAAGATTTTGATGAGTAAAAGCACTCAATCATTAGGACAACCTAATTAGGATGACATATCATTTCTACATGTATTCTTTCTTGCCCGCAACCTAAAATAGAAGATAATGGAAACTGAAACTGCAAAATAGGGGGATTCCAGGACATACAGCTGCGTTTAGATAATTTGGATAGTTCACGACCTAGGTGTATCTTCCTGCTCCTCACTGCAGAGTAGATCAAAGTTCACATGcctgaaaagaaagaaacaatcacctttttatcaaCACACTGATTTGATCACATGcctgaaaagaaagaaacaatcACCTTTTGATCACACACTGATGCTTTCACAACAGATGCAAGTTCCATCAGGCACTACGAGTGAAAAAAGGAAACAGAATCTGAAGAAGCATACGCATCATAGTCACTTGATCATACTCAGCGTTAATCTCTGTTGGAATTTGGAGGAAATAATCAAAGAAACTTCCATAAGAAAGTGGAGACAGGCAAGGATACAAAGAAGAGAAAGCTATCATAAACCAGTCGGAACAGACAGGTAGAGAGAGGGAGGGGAAATAAAGAGAGATTTCACAGAGTAAGATTGATTATGCTATCTGGCAGAAAGAAGGCGGAGTAAACGGAGCCCGGAACTGCAAGAGGCAATCAACTGCAAAGCTAAtcaaagaaaacaaagatcaagttaagaaaatgcaaaaaattaggaaaaaaacTTCTGACTGCGATAATATAAAGATGCATCAAAATAAGATGGGAAGCTTCCAAATGGGTATCCCCATATGTTACATTTCAAACAGCATTCCCAACTACAGTTATATTTACTTGAGACAACCAGGTGAAAGCAAATTGTAACTCCAACAATGACCTTCTACAACAAAATGTTAGATTTACTATGCAGTTTTGTCTGTCTATTAACTTATTTGTTGGAAAACATCATTCTGGCCATCATGTGGAAATTAAATCTGTTACTGTAAGCAGAAAACTACTATAGACCAAAAGTAGACTACGTTATACCTGACCTGTTGTGTTTGGCACATCCATATGTATTTTGGCATCATCTTAGGCCAGAAGGAGTTAGTTTCACATTCAGCCTCCTACAGCATCCAGAAGAATATGAAGGGTTAGCAAGCATATTACTATTACTGAGATAAAACAGCAGTTTTATGGGGACTGGAAACTACATAGAAGGGGCAGACCTAGGCTCAGAATGCTAAAGCTTTGCAACTCCAAACAATCTCAAAACATTAATATTAGCCCAAGTGTTTTCTGCACAACGCAAGATATCAGTTTGACAAAATATAGATGGATACCACTGAGAATAATAAGTCTATAATAAAATGCAGCAAGCTTTGTAGTTGGCAACATACAGAGAGACatagaacaaagaaaggatatGGTTCTATGAACAGCAGGTTGTAGTCAAATAGAATCTGtggtttgattgattaatgcTATACTTTCCTCTTTTTAAGATAAAACTCTAAAGAtaaattttctgtttcttttcgtTTGGCTGATAGTTGTTCATTTAGATCACCCTCTCGTGGTTTCAACAAAGATGAAGTACCTTACCTCAAAATGCAGTGGCATATGGTATTTCCCACTAAGTACCACCCCAACTTAGGCCAGGATTCTTTTGGATTTTGTTATCTTTCATTAGCTTTCTGACAAGGGCAGACCTTTCCCAGTCATAAGATGTGGCAAATATATTTGATAGCTGCACAAATCCAACTGAGTTTTCAGGATCAAGCACCATAACTAGGTCAACTACTTTTTTCCCCAGAGATCTATCCTCATGAGCCAAACATCCTCTAAGAATTGATGACCACATGCTTGCATCTGCCTTAAATGGCATCTCTTCAATGATACTTACAGCTTCTTCAAGGCAACCTGACCGTGCAAAAAGATCTATCATGCAGGAGTAGTGTTCTATTCCAGGATCTATGTGGTAGGTATCCTTCATTGCATCAAACCATTTCTGTGCCTCCTCTGCCAATCCACAATGATTACAAGCAGATAATACTCCTATAAATGTGATATATGTTGGTACCATATCAGCAGATGTCATCTGATAAAATACATTCAGAGTTTGAATTGCATAACCATTTGTCGCATAACCCATCAACAGAGAATTCCACAAAACTACATCATCTTTTTTGGTTTGGTCAAAGATTTTTTGACCACTTTCAACAAAACCACACTTGCAGTAAAAATCAATAAGGGAGGATGAAACAGTTTGATTAAGATCAAGGCCAACAATAGTAGCTCTAGCAAACACCTGTTCACCAAATTCTACAGATGAAATGCTGGCACAAGCACTAATGACACTAGCAAGGCTAAATTTGTCCATACTTAAATTGATCCTATTCATCTTGCTAAAGAGATTTAAAGCTTCAATTGGACAACCATTTTGACTTAGACCTACTATAATGGAGTTCCATGAGATTAAGCTTTTATCAGGCATGGTCAGAAAAATCCTTTTTGCATCTTCAATTCTCCCACAATTAGAATAGATAGTAATCATAGAATTCAGCAAGACTGTGTCATGCACTTTGAGTTCATCATATAAAGCACAAGCATCATGTGGGCTTTGACACTTGGAATACGTGTCAACAAGAGCACTGGCAACTATTAGATCATCAATGAACCCCAACTTACATACGTCAGAATGCAATTGTTGACAATATTTAACAATTCCAGTACTACTGCAGGCACTCAAAATACTGGTAAAAGTAGAAAAATCTCCTGAAACTCCTTCCTTCCGCATCTCTAAGAATAACGAAATTGCTTCTGTTTCTTCATCATTGGTAATATACCCTGCAATTAAAGAGTTCCATAGTACAATGCATGGATCAGTTTTAAGTTCAAAGATTTTTCTCGCATCATCTATCCTGCCACAATTCGCATATCCTGATATAAGTGCAGAAAGAGAGAAGTCATCTACATGTTGCATTTTATGCAGCAACTGGCTTGCAGTGTCCAACTGACCACACTTTGCATACATATTAACAAGTGAACTCCCCAATACCGAATCACGTTCCACAAAACTGACAATAATATGGGTGTGAATCTGTTTCCCATAATCCAAACTTCCCAAATCTGCACAAGCACTAATAGCTGTTGCCAAAACAAAATTATCCCGACATACACCTTCACCAAGTTCCAGTTTCAAGCAATCTCTAAACAACATTAAAGCACTATATGGGCACCCATTTCTTACATAACCATGCATCAAAGAATTCAAAACTATCCCATTTTTCCTCGGCATCACATTAAGCAGTCCACACGCAACATCTAACTCCCTGGCTTTTACAAGGCCTGGAATCATTAAATTCCAAGAGAAGTCATTTTTATCTGGCATCAAGTTAAACAAGT
It contains:
- the LOC113748814 gene encoding putative pentatricopeptide repeat-containing protein At1g77010, mitochondrial — encoded protein: MDLDLQCCARILSSFKAHHHILQGRQLHLLFLKRGLLNAAVNMTNRLLQMYTRCGQISDARKLFDEMGERNSFSWNTLLEGYVKHGRVKDSLDLFNLMPDKNDFSWNLMIPGLVKARELDVACGLLNVMPRKNGIVLNSLMHGYVRNGCPYSALMLFRDCLKLELGEGVCRDNFVLATAISACADLGSLDYGKQIHTHIIVSFVERDSVLGSSLVNMYAKCGQLDTASQLLHKMQHVDDFSLSALISGYANCGRIDDARKIFELKTDPCIVLWNSLIAGYITNDEETEAISLFLEMRKEGVSGDFSTFTSILSACSSTGIVKYCQQLHSDVCKLGFIDDLIVASALVDTYSKCQSPHDACALYDELKVHDTVLLNSMITIYSNCGRIEDAKRIFLTMPDKSLISWNSIIVGLSQNGCPIEALNLFSKMNRINLSMDKFSLASVISACASISSVEFGEQVFARATIVGLDLNQTVSSSLIDFYCKCGFVESGQKIFDQTKKDDVVLWNSLLMGYATNGYAIQTLNVFYQMTSADMVPTYITFIGVLSACNHCGLAEEAQKWFDAMKDTYHIDPGIEHYSCMIDLFARSGCLEEAVSIIEEMPFKADASMWSSILRGCLAHEDRSLGKKVVDLVMVLDPENSVGFVQLSNIFATSYDWERSALVRKLMKDNKIQKNPGLSWGGT